Proteins from a genomic interval of Lolium perenne isolate Kyuss_39 chromosome 1, Kyuss_2.0, whole genome shotgun sequence:
- the LOC127320030 gene encoding uncharacterized protein, with translation MPSVLAGDALYFLISSGIPIILEYDLGKSRLSEIHLVSGSEIICPISPILMVAQDGQLGLTDLYNFNLYVWWREVGPDEVAVWSKSRVIDLKALLTIGDPEVATDLVGSVEGTGIIFAIIDLVIYMIDLKALTSKELSTELYQDGLLWPLFPYFSFYSPQGVVAEASIETGHGNEEA, from the coding sequence ATGCCTAGTGTGCTCGCAGGAGACGCTCTCTATTTCCTCATTTCGAGTGGAATACCTATTATTCTCGAGTATGACTTGGGAAAGTCCCGCCTCTCGGAAATCCATCTGGTGTCGGGGTCGGAGATCATTTGCCCCATCTCTCCTATCCTCATGGTGGCGCAGGACGGCCAGCTGGGGCTCACGGACCTGTACAATTTCAACCTCTACGTCTGGTGGAGGGAGGTGGGTCCTGATGAAGTTGCGGTGTGGTCAAAATCTAGAGTCATCGACCTCAAGGCTCTTCTTACCATTGGCGATCCCGAGGTAGCAACAGACTTGGTTGGCTCCGTCGAGGGCACTGGCATCATTTTTGCAATCATAGATCTTGTCATTTACATGATTGATCTCAAGGCACTAACATCGAAGGAGCTGTCGACCGAGCTCTATCAAGATGGTCTTTTATGGCCACTCTTTCCATACTTTAGCTTCTACAGTCCACAAG